One stretch of Halarchaeum grantii DNA includes these proteins:
- a CDS encoding HVO_2922 family protein produces MAPNATFELYRDAADEWRWRLVATNGNIIADSGEGYRSKQGAERGIASVKRTAPDADIEEVGDE; encoded by the coding sequence ATGGCTCCGAACGCGACGTTCGAGTTGTATCGGGATGCCGCAGACGAGTGGCGGTGGCGACTCGTCGCGACGAACGGGAACATCATCGCGGATAGCGGGGAGGGGTATCGCTCGAAGCAGGGTGCGGAGCGCGGTATCGCGAGCGTGAAACGCACGGCCCCCGACGCCGATATCGAGGAGGTCGGGGACGAGTGA